One window of the Roseovarius sp. THAF9 genome contains the following:
- a CDS encoding dimethylarginine dimethylaminohydrolase family protein, which translates to MKDQPADIFTLRARREVGGTPKLNDWGADSDYGTLRSVLLGPVENYRWLKTSSVSKKTLRRGVEFDPVIAKKQHAEMVSAYESAGVEVHTHVPDPELPYQVYARDSSVMTPYGAIITHMSQHWRRGENFRAIETYQGLGIPIYDFVTAGTFEGGDFNVIEPGCVLIGWEGEEGRSMHEGARQVASWMEAEGWEVKLADIDPFYVHIDLMVVMLAPKLAAVCTDCTDPEIVDWLRAKNIEIVEVPFQETIALGCNVVALGQDRVLLPEGSKTLKEKLRALGFEIYDPDLSMITQGGGGVHCMCQSLIRDPG; encoded by the coding sequence ATGAAAGATCAACCGGCTGACATCTTTACCCTGCGCGCGCGGCGCGAGGTCGGGGGCACGCCCAAGCTGAACGACTGGGGTGCGGATAGCGACTATGGCACGTTGCGGTCGGTCCTGCTGGGGCCGGTCGAGAATTACCGCTGGCTGAAGACATCGTCCGTGAGCAAGAAGACGTTGCGGCGGGGCGTGGAGTTCGACCCTGTTATTGCCAAAAAGCAGCATGCCGAGATGGTGAGCGCCTATGAAAGCGCGGGCGTCGAGGTGCATACCCATGTGCCGGATCCGGAACTGCCCTACCAGGTTTATGCACGGGACAGTTCGGTGATGACGCCATATGGCGCGATCATCACGCATATGTCGCAACACTGGCGCCGGGGCGAGAATTTCCGGGCGATCGAGACCTATCAGGGCCTTGGCATTCCGATTTACGATTTCGTCACGGCGGGCACCTTCGAGGGGGGCGATTTCAACGTGATCGAGCCGGGGTGTGTTCTGATCGGCTGGGAAGGCGAAGAAGGCCGGTCGATGCATGAGGGCGCGCGCCAGGTGGCGTCGTGGATGGAGGCCGAGGGCTGGGAAGTGAAACTGGCCGATATCGACCCTTTCTATGTGCATATCGACCTGATGGTGGTGATGCTGGCGCCGAAGCTGGCGGCTGTCTGCACCGATTGCACCGATCCCGAGATCGTGGATTGGCTGCGCGCCAAGAACATCGAGATCGTCGAGGTGCCGTTCCAGGAGACCATCGCGCTGGGGTGCAACGTGGTGGCGCTGGGGCAGGACCGGGTGCTGTTGCCGGAAGGGTCGAAAACGCTGAAAGAGAAGCTGAGGGCGTTGGGATTCGAGATTTACGATCCGGACCTGAGCATGATCACCCAAGGGGGTGGCGGCGTGCATTGCATGTGCCAGAGCCTGATCCGCGACCCGGGGTGA
- a CDS encoding YrhK family protein, whose amino-acid sequence MQMFKDKRHVSAETRRLYAIFELLHTLADFIAAFSFLIGSVLFLWKETETVAIWLFIVGSVFFCLKPTLKLIREVKLASIGDTEDLAERYEP is encoded by the coding sequence ATGCAGATGTTCAAGGACAAGCGCCACGTGAGCGCCGAGACGCGGCGGCTTTATGCGATATTCGAGCTGCTGCACACGCTCGCGGATTTCATCGCGGCGTTCTCGTTCCTGATTGGGTCGGTCCTGTTTCTGTGGAAAGAGACGGAAACCGTGGCGATCTGGCTGTTTATCGTGGGATCGGTGTTCTTTTGCCTGAAGCCGACGCTGAAACTGATCCGGGAGGTGAAGCTGGCGTCGATCGGGGATACCGAGGACCTGGCGGAGCGGTACGAGCCGTAA
- a CDS encoding BLUF domain-containing protein, with product MALTQLIYASRPFGYDDAMLAGILLDARRCNERDDITGALICRADLYLQLLEGPDRAVEACYARIKRDDRHIEPRNLMTRSIKTRLFPAWAMRDDPAQSWIWSREAVRAGAVEQATEDEVLGFFNRLAADGVVPFRQD from the coding sequence ATGGCGCTCACCCAGTTGATCTATGCCTCTCGACCCTTCGGATATGACGACGCGATGCTGGCCGGTATCCTGCTGGATGCGCGGCGATGCAATGAACGCGATGATATCACCGGGGCGCTGATCTGTCGGGCGGATCTGTACCTGCAATTGCTGGAAGGGCCCGACCGGGCGGTCGAGGCGTGCTATGCCCGGATCAAGCGGGACGACCGGCATATCGAGCCGCGCAACCTGATGACGCGCAGCATAAAGACGCGCCTCTTCCCCGCCTGGGCGATGCGGGATGACCCGGCGCAATCCTGGATCTGGAGCCGCGAGGCCGTGCGCGCGGGCGCGGTCGAGCAGGCGACCGAGGATGAAGTGCTGGGCTTTTTCAATCGGCTGGCAGCGGATGGCGTGGTGCCTTTTCGGCAGGATTAG
- the pheS gene encoding phenylalanine--tRNA ligase subunit alpha encodes MDDLRDKYLKAIAEAGDEAALEDLRVQAVGKKGEVALKMRELGKMTPEERQEMGPKLNALKDEINSALAAKKVALADAALDERLRGEWLDVTLPGRPRREGTIHPISQVTEEVTAIFADMGFAVAEGPQIESDWYNFDALNIPSHHPARAEMDTFYTHRAEGDNRPPHVLRTHTSPVQIRAMQAQGAPIRVIAPGRVYRADYDQTHTPMFHQVEGLAIDRDISMANLKWVLEEFVKSFFEVDEVELRFRASHFPFTEPSAEVDIRCSWEGGTLKIGEGDDWLEILGSGMVHPKVLEAGNIDPNEWQGFAFGMGIDRIAMLKYGIPDLRAFFDSDLRWLRHYGFAALDVPTLHGGLSR; translated from the coding sequence ATGGATGACCTGAGAGACAAGTACCTGAAAGCCATTGCCGAGGCCGGTGACGAGGCCGCGCTGGAGGATTTGCGCGTGCAGGCCGTCGGCAAGAAGGGCGAGGTCGCCCTGAAGATGCGCGAGCTGGGCAAGATGACGCCCGAAGAGCGGCAGGAAATGGGGCCGAAGCTGAACGCGCTGAAGGACGAGATCAACAGCGCGCTGGCCGCCAAGAAGGTGGCGCTGGCGGATGCCGCGCTGGACGAGCGGCTGCGCGGCGAATGGCTGGACGTGACCCTGCCGGGGCGGCCGCGGCGGGAGGGCACCATTCACCCGATCAGCCAGGTGACCGAGGAAGTCACAGCGATTTTCGCCGATATGGGCTTTGCCGTGGCCGAGGGGCCGCAGATCGAAAGCGACTGGTACAATTTCGACGCGCTGAACATCCCCAGCCACCACCCGGCGCGGGCAGAAATGGACACGTTTTATACCCACCGCGCGGAAGGCGATAATCGCCCGCCGCATGTGCTGCGGACCCACACCAGCCCGGTGCAGATCCGCGCGATGCAGGCGCAGGGCGCGCCGATCCGGGTGATCGCGCCGGGACGGGTGTACCGCGCCGACTATGACCAGACGCATACGCCGATGTTCCACCAGGTCGAGGGCTTGGCCATCGACCGTGACATCAGCATGGCGAACCTGAAATGGGTTCTGGAAGAGTTCGTGAAGTCGTTTTTCGAAGTGGACGAGGTCGAACTGCGGTTCCGCGCGTCGCATTTCCCGTTCACGGAACCGTCGGCGGAAGTCGATATCCGGTGTTCGTGGGAGGGTGGCACGCTGAAGATCGGGGAAGGCGACGACTGGCTGGAGATCCTTGGGTCCGGCATGGTGCATCCCAAGGTGCTGGAGGCCGGGAATATCGACCCGAATGAATGGCAGGGCTTTGCATTTGGCATGGGGATCGACCGGATCGCGATGCTGAAATACGGAATTCCGGACCTGCGGGCGTTCTTTGACAGTGATCTGCGGTGGCTTCGGCACTATGGCTTTGCGGCGCTGGACGTGCCGACGCTGCATGGTGGCCTTAGCCGTTGA
- a CDS encoding fatty acid desaturase: protein MDHKAFIATLPPDMLARLSRREDAAGLWHLAGHFALIGGLGIWIGLGWPLWWAVLIPQGIAICFLFTLEHEATHKTPFRSAWLNEWVGRVCGLLIVQPFEWFRYFHLGHHRHTNIPGKDPELLAGAKPEGWRAYLWHVTGLPFWWAMIGQTLRNAAGRDPCDYVPERARPRVVREARVMLTLYAVALASPAVTAVLFWVWIVPALLGQPFLRLYLLAEHGRCAFVADMFRNTRTTYTNRLVRFLAWNMPYHTEHHALPQVPFHRLPELHGMMQGHHGVTSEGYATFNRDYTRGFRV from the coding sequence ATGGACCACAAGGCTTTCATCGCGACCCTACCGCCCGACATGCTGGCACGGCTGAGCCGAAGGGAAGATGCCGCCGGGTTGTGGCATCTGGCCGGACATTTCGCGCTGATCGGCGGGCTGGGAATCTGGATCGGGCTGGGCTGGCCTCTGTGGTGGGCGGTGCTGATCCCGCAGGGAATCGCGATCTGTTTTCTGTTCACGCTGGAGCATGAGGCGACTCACAAGACACCGTTCCGGTCGGCTTGGCTGAATGAATGGGTCGGGCGGGTCTGTGGCCTGCTGATCGTGCAGCCATTCGAGTGGTTCCGGTATTTTCACCTGGGCCATCACAGACACACCAACATTCCCGGCAAGGACCCCGAGCTTTTGGCCGGGGCGAAGCCAGAAGGCTGGCGCGCCTATCTGTGGCATGTGACCGGCCTGCCGTTCTGGTGGGCCATGATCGGTCAGACCCTGCGTAATGCAGCGGGACGTGATCCGTGCGATTATGTGCCCGAGCGCGCGCGGCCGCGCGTGGTGCGGGAGGCGCGGGTGATGCTGACCCTCTACGCCGTGGCGCTGGCCAGTCCTGCGGTGACCGCGGTGCTGTTCTGGGTCTGGATCGTGCCGGCGCTGCTGGGGCAGCCGTTCCTGCGGCTCTACCTGTTGGCGGAACACGGGCGCTGTGCCTTCGTCGCGGACATGTTCCGGAACACGCGGACGACCTACACAAATCGCCTCGTGCGGTTCCTGGCGTGGAACATGCCCTATCACACCGAGCATCATGCCCTGCCTCAGGTGCCGTTTCACCGGCTGCCGGAATTGCATGGGATGATGCAGGGCCATCACGGGGTCACGTCAGAGGGCTATGCCACCTTCAACAGAGACTACACAAGGGGTTTTCGGGTCTAG
- the rplT gene encoding 50S ribosomal protein L20, which produces MARVKGGTVTHARHKKVTTAAKGYYGRRKNTFKVAAQAVDKANQYATRDRKNRKRNFRALWIQRINAAVRAHDESLTYSRFINGLSLAGVEVDRKVLADLAVHEPAAFGAIVEQAKGALTA; this is translated from the coding sequence ATGGCAAGAGTCAAAGGTGGGACCGTTACCCACGCCCGTCACAAGAAAGTTACCACAGCCGCGAAAGGCTATTACGGTCGCCGCAAGAACACCTTCAAGGTGGCGGCACAGGCCGTGGACAAGGCCAACCAGTACGCCACGCGCGACCGCAAGAACCGCAAGCGGAACTTCCGCGCGCTGTGGATCCAGCGGATCAACGCCGCCGTGCGCGCCCATGACGAATCGCTGACCTATTCGCGTTTCATCAACGGCCTGTCGCTGGCCGGTGTCGAAGTGGACCGCAAGGTCCTGGCCGATCTGGCCGTGCACGAACCCGCCGCATTCGGCGCCATCGTGGAACAGGCAAAGGGCGCGCTGACCGCGTAA
- the rpmI gene encoding 50S ribosomal protein L35: MPKMKTKSSCKKRFKVTAKGRVVAGQAGKRHGMIKRTNKFIRNARGTTTLCKADEGIIKPMMPYAR, from the coding sequence ATGCCCAAGATGAAGACGAAATCGAGCTGCAAGAAGCGGTTCAAGGTGACGGCCAAGGGCCGCGTGGTGGCGGGCCAGGCCGGCAAGCGCCACGGCATGATCAAACGCACCAACAAGTTCATCCGCAACGCGCGTGGCACCACGACGCTTTGCAAGGCTGATGAAGGTATCATCAAGCCGATGATGCCTTACGCACGCTGA
- a CDS encoding GAF domain-containing protein: MLVTSRTGRRRRLDKKRHIDKVVSAVNSPSAAARSALAASWHRSMERHGLDPAAPAQGQRVDHSVVDESRARLDRFMTIAAPKLDQLFGLVGLSGCGVLLTDESGVILDQRCSDGDRSTFEDWGLTTGADWSEAAEGTNGIGTCLTEKRRITIHRDDHFLARNIGMSCMDAPIFGPDGGLLAALDVSSARVDQTEAYNRLIAAMVDQTAHAIEADFFRASYPKARIVVADSAEGGAATLLAIDGDDIVIGATREARKALGLSPSGTFTPRPASDIFGREDGPRGFEKAERAAVVRALTRANGNVSEAARALGIGRATLYRRMKRLGLDDT; this comes from the coding sequence ATGCTCGTAACATCCCGGACCGGGAGGAGACGCAGACTGGACAAGAAACGCCATATCGACAAGGTCGTGAGCGCCGTCAACTCGCCCAGCGCCGCCGCGCGCTCGGCTCTGGCTGCCTCGTGGCATCGCTCGATGGAACGTCACGGGCTCGACCCCGCCGCCCCCGCACAGGGCCAGCGTGTCGATCACAGCGTGGTCGATGAAAGCCGCGCGCGCCTCGACCGTTTCATGACCATCGCCGCCCCCAAGCTCGACCAGCTTTTCGGCCTCGTCGGGCTCTCGGGCTGCGGTGTCCTACTTACCGACGAAAGCGGCGTCATCCTCGACCAGCGCTGTTCCGACGGCGACCGATCCACCTTCGAGGACTGGGGCCTGACCACCGGCGCCGACTGGAGCGAGGCCGCCGAGGGCACCAACGGCATCGGCACCTGCCTGACCGAGAAACGCCGCATCACCATCCACCGCGACGACCATTTCCTTGCCCGCAACATCGGCATGAGCTGCATGGACGCGCCGATTTTCGGCCCCGATGGCGGGCTTCTGGCCGCGCTCGATGTTTCCTCGGCCCGTGTCGACCAGACCGAGGCCTATAACCGCCTGATCGCCGCCATGGTCGACCAGACCGCCCACGCGATCGAGGCCGATTTCTTCCGCGCGTCCTATCCCAAGGCCCGCATCGTCGTCGCCGATTCGGCCGAGGGCGGCGCGGCGACCCTCTTGGCCATCGATGGCGACGACATCGTCATCGGCGCCACCCGCGAGGCGCGCAAGGCGCTTGGCCTCTCGCCCAGCGGCACCTTCACCCCGCGCCCCGCGTCCGACATCTTCGGGCGCGAGGACGGCCCTCGCGGGTTTGAGAAGGCCGAGCGTGCTGCCGTTGTCCGCGCCCTCACCCGCGCGAACGGCAACGTGTCCGAGGCCGCCCGCGCGCTCGGGATTGGCCGCGCCACCCTCTATCGCCGTATGAAACGGCTCGGTCTGGACGACACCTGA
- the adh gene encoding aldehyde dehydrogenase codes for MNELTQLSAEFQSPFKTRYDNFIGGKFTPPANGKYFDNVTPITGQAVCEIARSDAADVELALDAAHAAKDAWGRTSATERANILLKVADRIEENLDLIAVAETWDNGKPIRETVNADIPLAVDHFRYFASVLRGQEGAMSEIDADTVAYHYHEPLGVVGQIIPWNFSVLMAAWKLAPALAAGNCIVLKPAEQTPAAIMVLMEVIADLLPDGVLNIVNGYGAEVGAALAKSNRIAKIAFTGSTQTGRTIMQYATENLIPVTLELGGKSPNIFFSDVMAKDDAFLDKAIEGFVLFAFNQGEVCTCPSRALIQEDIYEEFIARAIERVKAIKQGDPRLMDTMVGAQASREQQDKILSYLQIGVEEGAEVLAGGAAAQMDGELSEGYYIQPTILKGHNKMRVFQEEIFGPVVSVTTFKDEAEALALANDTIYGLGAGVWSRDANTCYRFGRGIQAGRVWINNYHAYPAHAAFGGYKQSGIGRENHKMMLDHYQQTKNMLVSYNPNKLGFF; via the coding sequence ATGAACGAACTCACGCAACTTTCGGCGGAATTCCAATCGCCGTTCAAGACCCGCTACGACAACTTCATCGGCGGCAAATTCACCCCGCCCGCGAACGGCAAGTATTTCGACAACGTGACCCCGATCACCGGGCAAGCGGTCTGCGAAATCGCCCGCTCGGATGCCGCCGACGTGGAGCTTGCGCTCGACGCCGCCCACGCCGCCAAAGACGCGTGGGGCCGCACCTCGGCCACCGAACGCGCCAACATCCTGCTGAAAGTGGCGGATAGGATCGAGGAAAACCTCGACCTGATTGCCGTGGCAGAAACCTGGGACAACGGCAAGCCGATCCGCGAGACCGTCAATGCCGACATCCCGCTCGCCGTCGACCATTTCCGCTATTTCGCCAGCGTCCTGCGCGGGCAGGAAGGCGCGATGTCCGAAATCGACGCCGACACCGTCGCCTATCACTATCACGAACCGCTGGGCGTCGTGGGCCAGATCATTCCGTGGAACTTCTCGGTGCTGATGGCCGCGTGGAAACTCGCCCCGGCGCTGGCCGCCGGCAACTGCATCGTCCTGAAACCGGCGGAACAGACCCCTGCCGCGATCATGGTGCTGATGGAGGTCATCGCCGACCTGCTGCCCGATGGCGTTCTGAACATCGTCAACGGCTACGGCGCCGAGGTGGGCGCGGCGCTGGCGAAATCCAACCGAATCGCCAAGATCGCCTTCACCGGCTCCACCCAGACCGGCCGCACGATCATGCAATACGCGACCGAGAACCTCATTCCGGTCACGCTGGAACTTGGCGGCAAGTCCCCCAACATCTTCTTCTCCGACGTGATGGCCAAGGACGACGCCTTTCTCGACAAGGCGATCGAAGGCTTCGTGCTTTTCGCCTTCAATCAGGGCGAGGTTTGCACCTGCCCCAGCCGCGCGCTGATCCAGGAAGACATCTATGAAGAGTTCATCGCCCGCGCCATCGAACGGGTAAAAGCCATCAAGCAGGGCGACCCGCGCCTGATGGACACGATGGTCGGCGCCCAGGCCAGCCGCGAACAGCAGGACAAAATCCTCAGCTACCTGCAAATCGGTGTCGAGGAAGGCGCCGAGGTGCTCGCCGGCGGTGCGGCGGCGCAGATGGACGGCGAGTTGTCCGAGGGCTACTACATCCAGCCGACCATCCTGAAGGGCCACAACAAGATGCGCGTCTTCCAGGAAGAGATCTTCGGCCCTGTCGTCTCTGTGACCACCTTCAAGGACGAGGCCGAGGCGCTGGCGCTGGCCAACGACACCATCTACGGCCTCGGCGCCGGGGTCTGGTCGCGCGACGCCAACACCTGCTACCGCTTCGGACGCGGCATCCAGGCCGGGCGCGTCTGGATCAACAACTACCACGCCTATCCGGCCCACGCGGCCTTTGGCGGCTACAAGCAGTCCGGCATCGGGCGCGAGAACCACAAGATGATGCTGGACCACTACCAGCAGACCAAGAACATGCTGGTCAGCTACAACCCCAACAAGCTGGGTTTCTTCTAG
- the pyk gene encoding pyruvate kinase: MRRHRNVKIVATLGPASETYETIRALHEAGADVFRLNMSHGTQDDIRAKHEIIRRVEEEMDSPIAILADLQGPKLRVGPFENGSEELEEGASFRLDLDEAKGTIDRVNLPHPEIFQALKPGARLLVNDGKIRLKVTKCGTDFAETEVITGGTISDRKGVNVPDVVLPLAALTDKDRDDLEFACELGVDWLALSFVQRARDVIEASALVRGRAAIMVKVEKPSAVTDFDEILDEVDGIMVARGDLGVELPVQNVPPLQKRMVRKCRAAAKPVIIATQMLESMIASPMPTRAEVSDVATAIYEGADAIMLSAESAAGEYPVEAVQTMDNVAQEVEDDPTYTEIIEASRKADRTTVADGIVAAAREIAETTEVAAICCYTQSGTTALLTARERPRVPIIAMTNVRETARRLTLNWGTDCVMTPELTRFKMAVQNATRAALKQGYATENDQVIVTAGVPFNVPGTTNILRVAPCNQKELSSTDQD, encoded by the coding sequence ATGAGACGCCATCGCAACGTGAAGATCGTGGCCACGCTGGGCCCGGCATCGGAGACCTATGAAACCATCCGCGCGTTGCACGAAGCGGGGGCGGACGTGTTCCGGCTGAACATGAGCCACGGCACGCAGGACGATATCCGCGCCAAGCACGAGATCATCCGCCGTGTCGAAGAGGAGATGGACAGCCCGATCGCCATCCTGGCCGACCTTCAGGGGCCGAAGCTGCGCGTGGGGCCGTTCGAGAACGGATCGGAAGAGCTTGAGGAAGGGGCGTCGTTCCGGCTGGACCTGGATGAGGCGAAGGGGACGATCGACCGTGTGAACCTGCCGCATCCCGAGATCTTCCAGGCGCTGAAGCCCGGTGCGCGGCTGTTGGTGAACGATGGCAAGATCCGCCTGAAGGTGACGAAATGCGGCACTGACTTTGCCGAAACCGAGGTGATTACCGGCGGCACGATTTCCGACCGCAAGGGTGTGAACGTGCCGGACGTGGTGCTGCCGCTGGCGGCGCTGACAGACAAAGACCGCGACGACCTGGAGTTCGCGTGCGAGTTGGGTGTGGACTGGCTGGCGCTGAGTTTCGTGCAGCGGGCGCGGGACGTGATCGAGGCCAGCGCGCTGGTGCGTGGACGGGCGGCGATCATGGTGAAAGTGGAAAAACCCTCTGCGGTGACCGATTTCGACGAGATCCTGGACGAGGTGGACGGCATCATGGTGGCTCGCGGAGATTTGGGCGTGGAGCTGCCGGTGCAGAACGTGCCGCCGTTGCAAAAGCGCATGGTGCGCAAGTGCCGCGCGGCGGCCAAGCCGGTGATCATCGCCACGCAGATGCTGGAATCGATGATCGCAAGCCCGATGCCGACGCGGGCCGAAGTCAGCGACGTGGCGACCGCGATCTACGAAGGGGCGGACGCGATCATGCTGTCGGCGGAATCGGCGGCGGGTGAGTATCCTGTAGAGGCGGTGCAGACGATGGACAACGTGGCACAAGAGGTCGAGGACGACCCGACCTATACCGAGATCATCGAAGCCTCGCGCAAGGCAGACCGGACCACGGTGGCCGACGGCATCGTCGCCGCCGCGCGGGAAATCGCGGAGACGACCGAGGTGGCGGCGATCTGTTGTTACACGCAAAGCGGGACGACCGCGCTTTTGACGGCGCGGGAGCGCCCGCGCGTGCCGATCATCGCGATGACGAACGTGCGCGAAACCGCGCGGCGCCTGACCCTGAACTGGGGGACGGATTGCGTGATGACGCCCGAGCTGACCCGGTTCAAGATGGCGGTGCAGAACGCCACGCGCGCCGCGCTGAAACAGGGCTATGCGACCGAGAACGATCAGGTGATCGTGACCGCGGGCGTGCCGTTCAATGTGCCGGGGACCACCAATATCCTGCGGGTAGCGCCTTGTAACCAAAAGGAACTTTCTTCGACTGACCAAGACTGA
- a CDS encoding N-formylglutamate amidohydrolase yields the protein MTYRPFFTEGANRPSRWLVTCDHAANTVPPFVNGGSLGLDPADMARHIAYDPGAAGVARALARALDAPCIMTNFSRLVIDPNRGEDDPTLVMKLYDGTIIPANRHVGPADIEQRLNALYRPYHSELARMAARQDDTIIVSIHSFTRQLQGRPPRPWHIGVLYATDDRLTRPLINRMAQETDICVGENEPYGGHLPGDAIARHGIAYQRLNALIELRNDLIVTEDQQAAWAQRLAPMLVEAADHAGARLTPVAAENN from the coding sequence ATGACATATCGACCGTTTTTCACAGAAGGGGCAAATCGTCCCTCCCGCTGGCTCGTCACCTGCGACCATGCCGCCAACACCGTTCCGCCCTTCGTGAACGGCGGCTCGCTCGGGCTCGATCCGGCGGACATGGCCCGCCACATCGCGTATGACCCGGGCGCTGCCGGGGTTGCGCGGGCGCTGGCCCGTGCGCTCGACGCGCCGTGCATCATGACCAACTTTTCCCGTCTCGTGATCGACCCCAACCGGGGCGAGGATGACCCGACCCTCGTGATGAAACTCTATGACGGCACCATCATCCCTGCAAACCGCCATGTCGGCCCGGCCGATATCGAACAGCGCCTGAACGCCTTATATAGACCCTATCACAGCGAATTGGCCCGCATGGCGGCACGGCAGGACGATACTATAATTGTCTCGATCCACTCCTTCACCCGCCAGCTTCAGGGCCGCCCGCCCCGGCCGTGGCATATCGGCGTTCTTTATGCCACGGACGATCGCCTGACCCGCCCGCTGATCAACCGCATGGCGCAAGAAACCGACATCTGCGTGGGCGAGAACGAGCCTTATGGCGGCCACCTGCCCGGCGACGCCATCGCCCGTCACGGCATCGCTTATCAGCGGCTCAACGCCCTGATCGAGCTGCGCAACGACCTGATCGTGACCGAGGACCAGCAAGCCGCCTGGGCCCAGCGCCTGGCCCCCATGCTGGTCGAGGCGGCAGATCATGCCGGCGCTCGCCTCACCCCTGTAGCAGCAGAAAACAATTGA
- a CDS encoding 5-carboxymethyl-2-hydroxymuconate isomerase: MPHIIIEHSSGLENSHDLQALCDDLWEKFANHASVTAPDTVRTRTIAATASRIGVEPQSFAHATLLLLPGRSDAVRTDLAQLTLDTLQAHLPDVGSLTVRLDAIEQPYLKRML, from the coding sequence ATGCCGCATATCATCATCGAACATTCCAGCGGACTGGAAAACAGCCACGACCTTCAGGCGCTCTGCGACGACCTGTGGGAAAAATTCGCGAACCACGCCAGCGTAACCGCGCCCGACACGGTGCGCACCCGCACCATCGCCGCCACCGCCTCGCGCATCGGGGTCGAACCCCAAAGCTTCGCCCACGCCACGCTGCTCCTCCTGCCCGGCCGCAGTGACGCGGTGCGCACGGATCTGGCACAATTGACGCTCGACACGCTTCAGGCACACCTGCCGGACGTCGGCAGCCTGACCGTGCGGCTGGACGCCATCGAGCAGCCCTACCTGAAACGCATGCTCTAG
- a CDS encoding DUF1244 domain-containing protein: MDDQTRIELEAAAFRTLREHLMEKRTDVQNIDMMNLAGFCRNCLSRWYQEAANERGIDMTKDEARETFYGMTMDEWKANYQTDASDDQKAAFDKSFAENVGSKT, from the coding sequence ATGGACGATCAAACCCGCATCGAGCTCGAAGCCGCCGCGTTCCGCACCCTGCGCGAACATCTGATGGAAAAACGCACCGACGTGCAAAACATCGACATGATGAACCTCGCCGGCTTCTGCCGCAACTGCCTCAGCCGCTGGTACCAGGAGGCCGCCAACGAGCGCGGCATCGACATGACCAAGGACGAGGCGCGCGAAACATTCTACGGCATGACGATGGACGAGTGGAAAGCGAATTATCAGACCGACGCCTCGGACGACCAGAAAGCGGCGTTCGACAAGTCCTTCGCCGAAAACGTAGGTTCCAAGACCTAA